The Coffea arabica cultivar ET-39 chromosome 2c, Coffea Arabica ET-39 HiFi, whole genome shotgun sequence genome includes the window AAACCAACTTAACACTCCCCACCACAATATGAGCTGACAGCCAAAATAACAGCTTAAGACAGATTTTGTTCCACCTCTCAGCAACATGCACAAGAACCTTCCTTTCCCAAAAGACACCCCATGCCCTTCCTCTCCCACCATGACCAAAATCTAGAAGGTTAGTTAACTTAGTTATTCCAAACCAGGTAACTTCGGACAATTTCAACATCAATCCTAATTTGCAACATTGCCTTCGTATTAATATGAATTCCCTTCCCATCCATATAATGTCACATCACAAGTAGTATATGCACATAGAGGTCACTCATAAACCTCAAAATGCCAGCCTTAACATATAATAAATTCCCCTTCCCTTCCATAGAATGGTTTCATGCCAGCCCCCTCACGTTTTTCGGGTAAACATCATAAACAAACTTCACAGTTAGGCAGGATAGGAACCGAACAGTTACAATTAATTTTGTCGTATTCCAAAATCCAAGTCCTCCATTGTACTTTCCTGAGTATTTTATCTTTTCACTCACAAAGAGTATGTAAAGAAGGTAGACTTCACAAGTCAAACGACAAAAATGGAAGAGAACAATAGCTACAGGCATATATGCACAGGAATCATAAAAGAGACCAACTATCTTGAGCAGATTTAACTGAAATTAGAGTTAAAGGCTATGCCAACAAATTTATTTCCAAAATCTTTGCACATTTTGGCATACCTGGGCCATAAACCGGGGAAGCATGATCCTTAGAACTTGTCCTAGGACCTGGGTGCCAGTCGATTCAATTGCTGCTTTTGGAAGTGCTTGAAAGGGAAAAGGGATCTCAATGCTTACCTGCATACCACATGCCAGTTGCAGAATCAGTTAACAGGATACACAAGAATCAAAACCAGTGATTCAACATAGAAAACAGAGGCCCAAACATGGTCAGCACCTCAATAACTGCATCTGAGGTAAGTTGCTGCACTGGTACTTCGCTTTTTGAGGTATCATACTTGATTTTATTCTCCATAGAAGCTGCATGCCCATACCAAATCAATGTCAAAGCTCTCCTGAAAGAATTATATAATGAATTTCAGAATCCAACAACACGAGAATCATCACTCTCCCAGCAGAGAGATCCTTATTCTTAAAATTTCTAAAGAGAACCCTTAAACCAAATTGATGGCTTACGTTGTTGAACTACATTCTCTCAGATGCCACACTGTATCGTGTATACTAAATGAAAactcaaatttcatgaaaatttgaaatacaTCAGAAAGGTTCGTTGTCGTTCTCAGTTTCTAGGATGTCTGTTTGGCATATAAGTTTTCTCGGAGCATTATCTCCCACGCACATTGTATAAAGAACAAGTACAACCATTTCATGACTCTGCTTTTATCATAAGTAAATCAGGAAAACAGCTAAGCCCATCTTAGGCATGTTGATAATCAATACCATATTTCCCCAAAGTCTAACAAGTTGGACTTCAACAGCATCATCTTACCATTAAAAGACACTTACCATCAAATTTGTTGTTCTGCGCTACCACAATTGGCGAACCCTCAAGCTGAAATTAACATTGAACCAATTTTTTAGAGAAACAAAAATTCATGCACACAACAAAAAATAAAGCGAAACATATGTTCACCTTGCAAGACAACAGCTTAATACAACAACCATCAGGCTGCTCCTCCACTCTGACTAACAACACAGGGCAAACTTCAAATGCAAAGAACTTAAATCTGTAAACATAACACCTGAAGGTGCTATCATCTACTCTTTCTATCCTCTCCGCATCCAACACCGAGTACTGACTAGCAGGCAAGCTCATATACTCGCCTGAAAAAAACAATTTataaaaaagagggaaaaacaCTTGAACACATTTTACACTAGTAGTTAAGCATCTAGAAAAATCAGTCGGCCAGAAATGGAATGAAATAGTACCCAGAGGACGTTGGAGCTGTCGGACGGAGACGGACTCCCTCCGCCTTGCCACAAATCGAGCCTTTGGAGCAGCAGAATCAGCTGAAATGCGAACTGAAGATTTCGACGAATCGTCAGTTAAACTGGAGAGTACTCGGGCAGATAACCTAGGGTATCTAAACCGGGACGAAAGCGAGCTCCAATGCGTTGAAGATGAACTCAAAGCCATCTTCAtcttctcccttttctttcAGAAGAAATCTCGTTTAATTGGATCTGTGACAGTTAGTTTTACGAGCAGATGCGGGGAAGGATAAGACCACGAGGGTATGGTAGTCTCTCGCTAGGTGGCGACGAAAACATCCGGCGCATTGTGGCTATGGGCCCACTGTTTCGGCTAATTTACGCCTACTAAAGATGACGCAAGTCCCAGATAAGCAACAACAGCTGACGTCACACAATCGAGTTAGACATATGAATATGCCGTAGTAATTAGCTCATTCCTCACGCATTCTTCAGTTTTATCGACTCGATTTCGATTGCAATTAGTCAGTAAGTTTATTAATTAATCCGGATAATTCAGGATAGATTAGCGCCATAAACGTCGTCGAGCCAATACTAGAACAATCAATATGGAAATTAGTCACAGATTATGTCTGGAAACTTAGATTTGATCGATTAAGAACGAGAGATTCATTACATACGAATGACTTCATCAACCATTTTTACACTAACAACTACTACGGACATAATTTCAACTCTAAACATAGGATTCTAGAAAcagaaaaagccaaaaaaaagcCCAAAATAAGATAAGAAAACCCTAGAAATCAACCGTTTTCTCTTCAATTTAATCAAGAGCTAGTGAATTTGGTAACAGCCTTGGTGCCTTCGGAGACGGCGTGCTTGGCCAATTCACCGGGAAGTACAAGTCTCACAGCAGTCTGAATCTCCCTCGACGTAATCGTCGGCTTCTTGTTGTACCTGGCGAGCCTGGAAGCCTCCTGAGCCAATTTCTCGAAAATATCATTGATGAAGCTGTTCATGATACCCATGGCCTTGCTGGAGATCCCGATGTCGGGATGGACTTGTTTTAGCACCTTGAAGATGTAGATCTTGTAGGTCTCGCTGCTCTTCTTgactctcttcttctttttgtcGCCAGCAGCGGCTCCGCCTTCCTTCGGGAGTTTCTTCCCGGCCTTTGGCTTCTTCTCTGCCGGAGCCTTCTCGGCTGCTGGGGCTTTCTCGGCCGCGGGCTTCTTCTCAGCCGGCTTCTTCTCCGCCTTTGGTGCCATCGCTGCTTTTGAAGCTGAAATTACAGAGACTTTGACGGGAAGGATGAAAAAAGGGCTTTGATTTAAAGACTGGAGAGGGGAGACATGTGGTTCCGTGAAGAAGGCGGTTTGTTTATATAAGAGAATCTGGGTGAGCCCTGAttggtggaaatgaaatgaCACGGATCATGGATTTGAACCGTCGATTTTGATGAGTACAGAACGGTGTGGATTGTTTTGGGACTTGGATTTGGAATTTTGGACGTTTTGGCCGGAGATTTGAAAATTGAATTTCGCACGCTTCTTTCCGCAAGGATTGGTTTGGTGCCCAAACTTCTTTTGGATCTGCGAGATTTTCCAGACGAGCTTTTCTGGATAAACAATAAGAAAAAGCGAAGCTGGAAATTGATAATCAACGGTATTAAGCTCTCATTTGGACGCCAATAAAATTAATCCGCGGTTCCACACTGTAAATTGTGGACGATTTTGGTAATTTTAGATTATACTTGTAAAAGTACTTCATTGGTAAAATTTTGATGATCTCAAAGTTTCTCATTTTTCACctaatttaattttgaaatttaaatttgaggagtcttcattttctttttatcagTAGGACATGCATCCAATGTTGTTTATATTCAACCTAAATAACCAAATTTATCCTAATTCATTTTCTTTGCCAATATAATAGTGGTAGTAATAAAAAAGATAGAGATCGtagttgatattttagtacaaGAATAGTATGAGTTTATGTATATCACgcgcctttttttttgtgtgattGAATGACTAaggatgcatttgataaaattgatatCTGAAAACTGAAATATGAGGTTTGAacttattaaattattgaattattaagtattaaatcaaatatatttgaatgtatatcacatttaataataaataaatagctTGCCACTTATTTTTTAGAGTAAGTTTTGTTTAGGAAATTCAGtggcacttaattaattcaaatatttaattgtttGCTATCAAATGCatctgaatatattaaaacctaaatacattaaatttaatatcactttttaatcattgattatatttaaatattacactataattaatctcaaaaaaggttagtgtaatttttgaaatttggagGAAAGTTAGTGAAATAGTCAAAAACCTCATGGAAGGTTCAAATTATCCCTGTTCATTAATAGGGAAAAATTATATGCGATCAATGCATAATTTGATAGATTGAGTTTAAGACACTAAATCTAGCTTGCACAATTTGCAAAATGAGCCGAGTTAAATTGGGTTGTGGCTTAATCGAGTAGAACTCAACTTTAGTAATCTTATACTCAAGCTTGAATTCAATTGACCTCTAAGTAAAAAACTCAATCCCGAGTTCAAATTGCTGTTCAACCCTATTTGACCTCAAGTTTGAGCTtagtcaaataaaaataaaaataaaaataaaaaatatattatattttaaaattggataaaacctatatttactttaataaataaaatacaatAAGGGATTAAAATTTAATCTCTCtactaataaaaaatttattaaaaatatataacaaTCGTGTTGGCTTGATAAGTCGAGAAACCTAGTATATGCATATATCCCtaaatttttataaattattaacaaaaaatgactattttatttatttttaaaaataaaataattattattttaattttttaataggCTCGACCTCGACCTCAAGTTCGGTTATGCTCGAATTTGAGGTTGAGTTCAAAATTGAATTTTTCATTGAAATCCCGTCGAATTCGAACTCAAGTTTGtacttgataaaattgaattgAAACTCAGCATGATAAAATTAAAGTTCGACTCGATTTGATTCGTTTGTTGTAACCCTAATATAAGGATTTGCTCCCATTATTGGACAAaacatatatttctttttagtGCTTTACTGATTGTGATCTTATGAAACATCTTTAGAGTTGAAAGACGAATCAAATTACTCAATACTTGAACCGAATTCAGTATGATAAGAGATTATTCAAACTTGGTTTGCTAACTAGTCAAGTTAAGTTTGAACAGCGTTTTATGTTCGATAATATTCAAACTCGATAAAAAGTTTATTCAAATTCGGTTCAGCAAATAAACAAGttaaatttaaacaaaaattcaaattcgttaaaataattaaacaagtttAAACTCTAGGGAATTTGTTCACACTCGTAGACCTTTTCCACTTGTATGGCATGAGGTCAGGTAACAATTTACACTAGGCCAAAACTGCAAATGCAACGGTGAATATTTA containing:
- the LOC113725746 gene encoding uncharacterized protein, encoding MKMALSSSSTHWSSLSSRFRYPRLSARVLSSLTDDSSKSSVRISADSAAPKARFVARRRESVSVRQLQRPLGEYMSLPASQYSVLDAERIERVDDSTFRCYVYRFKFFAFEVCPVLLVRVEEQPDGCCIKLLSCKLEGSPIVVAQNNKFDASMENKIKYDTSKSEVPVQQLTSDAVIEVSIEIPFPFQALPKAAIESTGTQVLGQVLRIMLPRFMAQLVKDYHAWASGDTSRQPLGTGKI
- the LOC113725747 gene encoding histone H2B; the protein is MAPKAEKKPAEKKPAAEKAPAAEKAPAEKKPKAGKKLPKEGGAAAGDKKKKRVKKSSETYKIYIFKVLKQVHPDIGISSKAMGIMNSFINDIFEKLAQEASRLARYNKKPTITSREIQTAVRLVLPGELAKHAVSEGTKAVTKFTSS